TGCATACTGTTTACTCCACAAAACTGAGCCTGCTGTAACAGTTATTCCTTTCATGTTCCCCTTACTTACAAAGTACTACTGGTCTTATTAGGAATGGACTTGCCTTTTTCCAATCTTTCCAAGACTACCTTACAgccaaattattttctctctcacacTAAGAAACTGGATTGAAAATTAagctggaaggttgaggcaaggaTAAAAATGGCAGGTGAGCCACTATGTCTGGGTCACAAATATGCAATGGAATGAGTAAGGTAGAATTATTCAGTAATGTAGTGAAATATAAGCTGTCTGAGTGATGGTATGTGACAATGACTGGAAAATATCTATAACATATGTCTTCTCTTAAAGAACAGTTTGTTTTCATGCCTAGCCACCTGTCTATGAAGGTTCTTAGCCACCTTAGTGTCCAATATTAATTTCTAGAGTTCATTTAAACTAATTAGGTCAATTGCCTTAAAAATTCAACATGTAAAAATCCTTTGGAAGATCACCTAAGTATGAAATTATCTAGGTAGGGGATAAAAACTCATAGCATAGGCTTGGtaccctagcacagtggttatggaccagccgcatacactgaagttggagggtttgaacaacaatgacaattgcaacaaaaaaagctgggcactgtggtgggcgcctgtagtcccagatacttagaaggctgaggaaagagaatcacttgagcccaagagtttgaggttgctgtgagcagggatgttgcagcactctactgagggcaacagaaggagactctgtcacaaaaaaaaaaaaaaaaaaaatcatagcacaGACATGCCAATTTTTACCATAAGTGAAAACAAAATAGTTATGTTGCCCTTTATCTCCTAATTTATCAAGTTCCAAGAGTGGTTGTTGAAAGACAGTGAAGTATGTAGTTTAGAGTTAGACAGGATTTAAACCCACAGTCCATACAACTAAATTATTCTTCCAGAGAAGATGCTTgcatgtctctgagcctcagtttcttatgTCTCACATGGAGAGGACCATCTCTCAAAATATGCTTGTGTGTGAAGATTTGTTAATAATAAACCAGAAGTGTTGCAGTACAGTGCCTTTCACATGGTACAGTGCCTTTCATATGGTAAACGTataattaatgataattttttaaacctCTCTCATAATTCTCTATTCCGTGATTATCTTACTATAATAGGTAATATAATAAGTGGTAATTCTAGCACTAACCCTCTAGGAAACTAGTATCTCCTGGTTTCCAAAAGGTCATACTCACATAAGctatatattagaaaagagaTAATAGGTACGCTTAAATTTAAAGAACCCGCATTaatttaaagaacaaagaatGTTCTTATTCAGAGAACCACAAACTGAAAGAACACAGTATACTGGGCTACCTTCCATGTAACCGGCCTAAGATGATAGCCCATGATAACTGTAGTTATGTTCTCATACATTACACAGCCCATCATCGGTATTTCAAGATGCACTTGCTCAAGGCCCCTGAACATTACTGCATTTGCACTTATCACTGCATGACCCTTAACTGTTGTTTCTGGTGTCTATCTCCAGACTCTCCAAAACAAGAATGCTATAAATTTAGAAAGCATGGCTGGAGGAATCATCCTACAGAAACAGCCTGAAATTTATCAGAAATTATCAATAACCGTACACTAAAATTATCACTTAGATTTATAGATAAATGCTCAGACCTAAATGATCAACAGTATTACTATCAGTAGGAACTGGGACCCAAGCAGCGCAATATTCTTGACATTTCTTACCACTTCTGTAGAGGGCGGATTTTGGTGGAACAACTTTTAAGTTGGTCGAAGATCTTCTCTACCGTCCATCCCTGTGGATATACTGCTCCAAATGTCAGGGGGAATGTGGGAGCCTGACAAGCATACGAAGAAGTGAGAAAGCTAAAGAAACACTTCCTTTGAGACATCTCCCTGCACAGAACTCTGCTCTGTGATCTCAAGacttctctccctctttgtgTTCTACACTGAGAACTCAGGTATCTGCTCCCCACATGGCAACTCCCGCTCTCCAGAATGAAGGATAAGAGTCAGAGAACAGCTGAAGATCCATCCTCAGGGAAATGAGATTGCCTGAAAGTGGGATGGAAACAGGGGGAAAGGCAGACTATCTAGACTACCCAGTGCAAGGCTCTCATTCCTGCATTTTAGAAGAGAAAGGAGCTAAGTGAACGAGTTGCTAGGACGACCTGCtgtgggggaaaggggaaggggatggGTGACCTGCGGCTGCTTCTGCTCCTGCCTCTGTCCTTGGCAGCCTTCCATGGGGTCAAAGGCTGTTTGGAGTGTGACCCCAAATTTGTAGAGGATGTTGACACCTTGCTGTCAGAATTGGTACCCCCAGATGTCCCTGACCGAGCTCAGGTGCTTGCACGGCAGAGTAAGGAGATGATCCGTGTAAGCTTCGATGTCTCCCACAGTGACAAGAAACTTCGGGTCCTGGGTGAGGGAAGCTTGAGTCCCTGAGAGTTGAGTAGTTACAGGGaaaagggaggcagggaagagaaCACTGGGTCCATGTCACTTGCTCCACAGATATAATAATTTCCCCACATggacccttccccttcctctccagcCGTTCAGAAGGTTGTCAGTCTGAGAAAATGGCTGAAGAATGAACTTCATAAACTGGACAATGAAACATGGAAAGGTGAGATCCTGTTTCAATTTTGAAAGTTTGGATAACCCACACAAGTAGCCTAGGAAAATTTGGCTGGAGAAAACAAGTCAAAACAGCTagaattggggcggcgcctgtggctcagtgagtagggcgccggccccatatgccgagggtggcgggttcaaagccagccccggccaaactgcaacaacaacaaaaaaaaaaatagccgggcgttgtggcgggcgcctgtagtcccagctactcgggaggctgaggcaagagaatcgcgtaagcccaagttagaggttgctgtgagccgtgtgacgccacggcactctaccgagggcggtacagtgagactctgtctctacaaaaaaaaaaaaaaaaaaaaaaaaaaaaaaaaaacagctagaaTTAGTCTACAAAGGAGAGAGTCACCCCTATTTGCTAAGATACCTTCCGTTACTTCTCAGGTGTCTTTATCCTTCAAGGCAAGCTTCTCAAGATCCGCAGAAACCTGGAATCTAAAGTGAAGACATCTCTAAAGAAATTCTCTGAAGTCGGTAATAAAAACTTTCTGTCTATAAACACGGAAATTgtgtgaaggaaatagaaaatgaggGGTGAGAGGAGGAATGTGCTTTCATAATACAGTCCTTTAGAATGAGTGgagggggtggtgcctatggctcagggaatagggcactggtcccatataccaagggtggtgtgttcgaacctagccccagccaaaactgcaacaacaaaaacagcaacaacaacaacaaaatagaataaGTGGAAGAGTAGCTGAAAATTTATGGGTAAACAAAGACTTCTTGGGGATAAATATGGTACACTCTAAGTTGATTTTAAGCTCATTAGAACTTTCTGATTCTCTTCTAGCATGTTCTGAAGATTGCAGTGAGTACAGTGCATCTGATGTCTTCAACTTTCAGCCCatattttcctgtcttctttgCTCTATATGGTCCTGTCTCTCCCTGGTTACAATGCAAATCCAATTCTCAGAACTGTAGTTATAGGGGCTATGTAAATAATATCTAACAAAATCTATCTCTAAAACCCACAGAATTTGGAGGTACTCAGTGGCCTCCTAAAAGTATCTTTTACAACCTATTGCCCCAATAAGCGCACAGGCACCATTCCCCCCCCCAAGTTTCCCCTACAAATTTTGACACATAAAGAAACTTAATTGCTAACAGAAGGAGGAATTCACTGTAACGGGAATGCTTGGGTTCTAATCCATACTCAATTTGCGAGCTAAATAACTATCTGCCACAGCCCCCTTGATTATCTTCTCTTTATTAGTTGTGGTTGAAGGTCCCATCCTTGATTGTTGGACCTGTCTTCGGATGACCACCAGGTGCTTCAAAGGAAAATATTGTGGAGGTAACAAAGATTGTGGTGTAGAAGTTTGAGGTCCAGGAACCAAAAAACTGGGTCATGCATCCATTTATCCAAGAAATATCGATGCAGGGCATGACAATGCTACCAATTAAGCAATATAGTGTTGGGCAAATTTGGGGTCAGTATAAAGAATGTATTATAGGACAAATGAAAGGGCTGAAAAATGAAAAGCCTGAACTAAAGGTGGACAAACCTTATCTAGACACAACAAGGGTAAATATTTTGTAGAACGTGGATGTCAAAGAGTAATAAAGATCAGAATAACCTGGGAACAATGATGAAGTAGTGAACAGGAGATATTGTATGGTGCAGAtgtacagtgcatcttacaatgggtacaggtgaaacttactaaagacagaatacaaatgtctacatacaataactaagaaaatgccatgaaggctacgttgaatagtttgatgagaatatttcagattgtgtatgaaaccagcacattgtaccccttgattgcactaatgtacacagctataatttaacaataaaaaaaattctatttaaaagttttttgtaTTCTAGATCAaggtctaaatttattttttcttcaaaatctcttcttttctttcttttttctttcatgtatctCCTGCCAGATGAAGATGTCAGGACAGCTGAGAGTAAAGAGATTTCACTATTTCTGACATTACTGTCAATAACTGCAATACTGGGATCTGTTGTGTTACTGTGAGTTTCCTTCCTACCAAATAAACACTAAGTCAAACATTCCAAAGGCAAAGAAAGCCCAAATTTCTTTGTCctcttgaagaaaaaagaaaaggagggaaaactCATTTCAAAATCTGGGATACTATATTGATAGGAATGAAATGGATGGATATTTGATGGGATAATAGTTGGAACATAGGAAATGGAATAGAAGTATCCAGAAAAGGACAAAACACTGTATGATTGTTTTAAAGAATGGTGCTAATGACATTGAAGTTgggattctttccttttctattctagACACCATTTTTGTATCTTTCATCGGAGGACTATGAAGGAAGCACGAATTTCACTAAAGGAATATTTGACAAATAAACTTGAACAAATAATGCTAAGGTTAGAAAACAAACAAGCCAACTATATCACaattggaagagaaaatatatagacACAGATGAGATCTTCGATTCTCAAGTTTTGAATCATGGTAGAAAACTGTGAAATTAAGCTCTTTTTGTGATCATAAAGTGATAGTATTTTAAAACTGAAGTAGAACTTAAGAGTTTCTACCATGAAGAGCATTATTGGGATCCTGAGACAACGGAAGCAACGAGACGGCAAAGGTTTTTTACCCAGAGTTGTACAAATAGTAACTAATACTGGTATGTTGCAAAGCACATAAAAGATGATATACCTTATGATAATAAAGAATGCATTGTAATTCTCTTCGATGGCTGTAATTAGGACTTTACATTTCTATGGTTGCttcttatctcattttttttttttttttgagacagtctcacctatTGCACTggataaagtgctatggtgtcacagctcacagccactgcaaactcttgggctcaagtaattctgtctccactttccaagtagctgggactacaggcacccaccacaaaacccagctattctagagatgaggtctggctcttgcttgggctggtctcaagccctgagctccagcagtccacccacctcagcctcccagagtactaggatttcacacatgagccactgcattcaaCCTGAAAAGTTTCTAATAGGgttatttgggttgttttcttgctgatgtgttgaATTCTTTGTAGGTTCTGATTATCAGACCTTCATCACATCTACAGGATAAGAATATTCTCTCCCATCTGTgagttgtctattttctcttttgattgtATCCTTGGTgattcagaagctttttaatttgatcaggtaccatttatttatttttgcttctgctgTGATTGCTGTTGGGGTCTTCTTTTCAAATCCCCCATACAAGTAATTATGAAGAAGGGGAAAATGAATTGGCAATGGGGAGAAAGATTAAAATATGGTTAGGATTACAgactccatttatttagtttttaatgggaaaaaagaacaaaacatctTTCCTTTTGCACAAAAATCATTTCCATAAACGTCCTTATTCTTGCTCATTGAGGCAATGGTGACAGCACTGTGGATTAACTCTATTCAGGAATCATTTTGGTGTTTTGGAGAGAAGACGAATTTGAGGGCAGATAAATTTTTGTCacaattccaaatttttctcttcatggtgtgtgatctttgacaagtcccTTAAATGGCTCTGAACGTCGAGCTTGTATGTTATAAAATGGAAACAGTAGTCTAAGCGTATCTTGGGGACGAAATACCATTGTGGTGTTTATACTGCAAGGTCACACATCTATATACACTGACCTCAGAAACACAAATGAGATACATACTCTATACTCTTCTCCACACTCTATAATTGGTCTGAGCTTTCAGTGAACTTCTCAAGTCTCACTCCCCTGGGGAGGGATAAAAAGCAATATTAGCACAATATGATAAACGCAATCTCACCTAATAATTTAGGCACTTTTTTTAggcatttcttttggaaaaatcaTTCTTTCATATTCCTTTCTACTTACCTTCTTCCATCCAGGGTAGCATCTAGGAATGGGGATGTGGGGAGCTGATGTCACCTCAAGGCATGGTGAAATTGAAAGGCCTGCATGGATAGCCTTAGAGAAAAGTTTCTTATAGTAGCTACTGACCAGGAGATATCAAAGCTGTTATGTGTCATCCCAACTAGTTCTAAACCCctcaaaataataagaaatcatAAAGTTTGAGTAATTCTGGACACTAGACCCTTCTTGAGCCCAGATGAAACAATGTCCTAAACATTGAAATTCAGGCTTGATCCTGAATTCACCTGCACATCTAACCCCAGCATTCAGGAGAAACCACTTGGATCTTCCTCTCCCCATGGGAACTAATATTTTCTTAGGAGTACTTATTAGCCAATCCTTCCATGCTAACACATTCTTCACATAGAGTTGTCCATACTTGGTTATGGAAATACCCTGTTTcgccaaaaataagacatcctctggaaataagacttacttacaggaaagataagatgtcccctgaaaataagacctagtgcatctttgggagcacaccttaaaataagacactgtcttatttttggggaaacagggtagtattgcAAACTTGGAATACCCCCTTGGAATTCACTAAAGGAAGCAAGGCAAGAGCTTATATTTCCATATTATGTCTATTATATGTCCCTTTCTGGAATCTTACCCTAGGAATAAGAGGCAATGACATATACCTTCTTCTACTACCCAACCTGTTTCATTCGGAATTCGGAATTCCCATAATCATTCCAATACAATTGGCTTTCCAATTGGTCCATTTGCTGTCAGATAGAGATTCCTTCTAAGTCTTCCAAATCTTTCAGGCTAcccaataatttaaattttatgactGTTTCTAAAAGATAAGTAGAAAATAGGTAGAGTAATTGGCTTATAATAATGGACTAAACATAGAGAGGTGGGTGTCTCCACTTAGTTCACATgttaaaaatctgaaatatagTAATTATTTTGCCTATGATTACTATACTGCCTAGAAAGATAATTTATAACATGACCAAAAATCAAGTAATGGGTTCCTAATCTCAGATTACAGTCAAGAATGTGACTAACTTCATttgacaacaaaagaataaacTGGTTCTTCAAATTTTGTGCCTTATTAGTATATGACCCATATTAAAAGGCCAAATGCTACAAAATAACTGATTCTAGACTTTACAAGTGGATTCTCTGATGGCTagtattatagtttaaaaaaaaactgccGTGAATATTTCGTCTGTGTAAGACCACAATGAGTATATATTCCCACATATATGAATACAAATATGGTATCAAATTATGAATGCCTGTGCTACTGTGTATTTGCTGAACTATTTTAAGCAAAGAGATCATGTATCTATTCTGAAGATTTATTCTGACTATAAATCATATACTCTACTGTCAATCCAAACCAAATACCAGCATAATCTATAATTTGAGTTGTAGCCTATTGTCTCCTAGACTCAAGTATTATAATATAATTACTATATTATTAATTTCTAGACAATTTTTCCCAAAgttcatattttacatttatgaaaTTGGAAGATCTCACAATAATGGTGGTTATATTCTTATATGTTAAACATCTCATTAGTACTTCCAGAATGTTCCCACTAAAAGTTCCCAAATACTATtcaatttttactatttattagtTAGCTACTATTTCTAAACTTTTGGATCTAGATTTTGTATAATAAATCTCCCTACATTTTGTTAGTGCTGGTCTGTCTGTCCATAAACCTCTAAATTTACCTCTGCCTTCACCATTTGAACAGTGTTATTATGTGCTTACTGTTTACAAGACTGAAACTGCTTTAATAGTTATTCCATTTATGTTCTTCTAATTACAAGTACTACTGGTCTTATTAGGAATTGACTTGCTTCTTTCCAATCTTTCTAAGACtaccttcaaattattttttctctctcactctaaGAATCTGGATTGAAAATTAAgctggaagggtgaggcaaggaTAAAAATGGCAGATGAGCCACTAAGTCTGGGTCACAAAATGTGCAATGGAATGAATAAGGTAGAATTACTCAGTAATGTGGAGAATTCTCTTTAAGCTGTCAGAGTAAAGATACATGTAAATGACTTGGAAATATCTATAATGTATGTCTTCTCTTAAAGAACAGTTTGTCCTCATACCTGGCCACCTGTGAAATTTCTTAGCCACCTTAGTATCCAATATTGATTTCTAgagttcatttaaaataattagctCAATTGCCTTAAAACTTCAGCATGTAAAAATCCTTTGGAGGATCACCTAAATTGAGATTATCTAGAGAAGGGATAAAAAAATCATAGCACAGAGATGCCAATTTTAAtcataaatcaaatcaaaatagtTACGTTGCCCCTTATCTCTTAATGTATCAAGTTCCAAGAGTGGTTGTTGAGAGGCAGCAAAGCTTGTAGTTTGGAGTCAGACAGAATTTGAACCCACAGTCCATACAACTAAATGATTCTTCCAGAGAAGATACTTgcatgtctctgagcctcagtttcttattTTGAGAGGACCATCTCTCAAAATACGCTTGTGTGTGAGGATTTGTAGATAATCCATCGGAAGTGTTGCAGTACAGTGTCTTTCACATGGTAAACGTATAATTAATGATAATTCTTTAAACCCCTCTCATAATTTTCCAGTCCATGATTATCTCATATTTTCCATCTAAATTCTACCCTAACCCTCTAGGAAACTAGCATCTCCTGGTTTCCAGAAGGTTGCACTCATAAGAAATATATTAGAACAGGGGTAATGGGTGCTATAAATTCTGTAAGGCAGCCTGCATTAATTCAAAGAACAAAGAATGTTCTTAGTCAGAGGACCACAAACTGAAGGAGGAACACAGTATACTGGGCTACCTTCCATGTAACCGGCCTAAGACGATAGCCCATGGTAACTGTAGTTATGTTCTCATACATTACACAGCCCATCATCAGTATTTCAAGATGCACTTGCTCAAGGCCCCTGAACATTACTGCATTCCCACTTATCACTGCATGACCCTCAACTGTTGTTTCTGGTGTCTATCTCCAGACTCTCCAAAACAAGAATGCTATAAGTTTAGAAAGCATGGCTGGAGGAATCATCCTACAGAAACAGCCTGAAATTTATCAGAAATTATCAATAACCGTACATTAAAATTATCACTTAGATTTATAGATAAATGCTCAGACCTAAATGATCAACAGTATTACTATCAGTAGGAACTGGGACCCAAGCAGCGCAATATTCTTGACATTTCTTACCACTTCTGTAGAGGGTGGATTTTAGTGGAACAACTTTTAAGTTGGTCGAAGATCTTCTCTACCATCCATCCCTGTGGATATACTGCTCAAAATGTCAGGGGGAATGTGGGAGCCTGACAAGCATACAAAGAAGTGAGAAAGCTAAAGAAACACTTCCTTTGAGACATCTCCCTGCACAGAACTCTGCTCTGTGATCTCAAGacttctctccctctttgtgTTCTACACTGAGAACTCAGGTATCTGCTCCCCACATGGCAACTCCCGCTCTCCAGAATGAAGGATAAGAGTCAGAGAACAGCTGAAGATCCATCCTCAGGGAAATGAGATTGCCTGAAAGTGGGGTGGAAACAGGGGGAAAGGCAGACTATCTAGACTACCCAGTGCAAGGCTCTCATTCCTGCATTTTAGAAGAGAAAGGAGCTAAGTGAACGAGTTGCTAGGACGACCTGCtgtgggggaaaggggaaggggatggGTGACCTGCGGCTGCTTCTGCTCCTGCCTCTGTCCTTGGCAGCCTTCCATGGGGTCAAAGGCTGTTTGGAGTGTGACCCCAAATTTGTAGAGGATGTTGACACCTTGCTGTCAGAATTGGTACCCCCAGATGTCCCTGACCGAGCTCAGGTGCTTGCACGGCAGAGTAAGGAGATGATCCGTGTAAGCTTCGATGTCTCCCACAGTGACAAGAAACTTCGGGTCCTGGGTGAGGGAAGCTTGAGTGCCTGAGAGTTGAGTAGTTACAGGGAAAAGGGAGGCAGGGAAAAGAACACTGGGTCCATGTCACTTGCTCCACAGATATAATAATTTCCCCACATGgactctttcccttcctctccagcCGTTCAGAAGGTTGTCAGTCTGAGAAAATGGCTGAAGAATGAACTTCATAAACTGGACAATGAAACATGGAAAGGTGAGATCCTGTTTCAATTTTGAAAGTTTGGGATAACCCATACAAGTAGCCTAGGAAAATTTGGCTGGAGAAAACAAGCCAAAACAGCTAGAATTAGTCTACAAAGGAGAGAGTCACCCCTATTTGCTAAGATGCCTTTCATTACTTCTCAGGTGTCTTTATCCTTCAAGGCAAGCTTCTCAAGATCCGCAGAAACCTGGAATCTAAAGTGAAGACATCATTAAGGAACTTCTCTGAAGTGGGTAATAAAAACTTTCTGTCTGTAAACATGGAAATTgtgtgaaggaaatagaaaatgaggGGTGAGAGGACGAATGTGCTTTCACAATACAGTCCTTTAGAATGAGTGGAGGGGTAGCTGCAAATTAATGGGTAAACAAAGACTTCTTGGGGATAAATACGGTACACTCTAAGTTGATTTTAAGCTCATTAGAACTTTCTGCTTCTCTTCTAGCATGTTCTGAAGATTGCAGTGAGTACAGTGCATTTGATATCTTCAACTTTCAGCCCGTATTTTCCTATCTCCTTTGCTCTATATGGTCCTGTCTCTCTCCTGTCACAATAAGAATCCAATTCTCAGAACTGTAGTTACAAGGGCTATGTCAGTAATATGTACTAAAATCTATCCCTGACTCTCACAGATTTTGGAGGTACTCAGTGGCCTTCTAAACTATCCTTTACAACCTATTGCCCCGATAGACACACAGGTTCCATTTTTTCCACAATTTTCCTCAGGGATTTGATAACTTTTCTTAAATCAAGAAACTTAATTGCTAAGGGAAGAAGGAATTCACTGTAATGGGAATGCTTGGTTTTAATCCATACTCGATTTGTGAGCTAAATAACTGTCTGCCACAGCCCCCTTGATTATCTTCTCTTTATTAGTTGTGGTTGAAGGTCCCATCCTTGATTGTTGGACCTGTCTTCGGATGACCACCAGGTGCTTCAAAGGAGAATATTGTGGAGGTAACAAAGATTGTGGTGTAGAAGTTTGAGGTCCAGAAACCAAAAAACTGGGTCATGCATCCATTTATCCAAGAAATATTGATCGAGTCCCTTCCAGGCAGGTCATGACAATGCTACCAAATAAGCAATATAGTGTTGGGCAAATTTGTGTCCAGTATAAGGAATGTGTTACAGGGCCAATGGAAGGGCTGAGAAATGAAAAGCATGAACTAAAAGTGGACAAACCTTGTCTAGATGCAACAAGGGTAAATGTTCTGTAGAACCTAGACATCAAAGAGTAATAAAGATCAGAATAACCTGGGAACAATGATGAAGTAGTGAACAGGAGCTATTGTATAGAGTTAAAAGACTCTTCTAGATCAAggtccaaatttatttttttcttcaaaactctcttctttctcttttttctttcatgtatctCCTGCCAGATGAAGATGTCAGGATGGCTGAGAGTAAAGAGATTTCACTATTTCTGACATTACTGTCAATAATTGTTATGCTGGGATGTCTTGTCTTGCTGTGAGTTTTCTTCCCTCCAAATAAACACTAAGTCAAACATTCTTTGGGCAAAGAG
This region of Nycticebus coucang isolate mNycCou1 chromosome 2, mNycCou1.pri, whole genome shotgun sequence genomic DNA includes:
- the LOC128596599 gene encoding izumo sperm-egg fusion protein 3-like, which codes for MGDLRLLLLLPLSLAAFHGVKGCLECDPKFVEDVDTLLSELVPPDVPDRAQVLARQSKEMIRVSFDVSHSDKKLRVLAVQKVVSLRKWLKNELHKLDNETWKGVFILQGKLLKIRRNLESKVKTSLRNFSEVACSEDCIVVEGPILDCWTCLRMTTRCFKGEYCGDEDVRMAESKEISLFLTLLSIIVMLGCLVLLHYICVLHRMNMLVVRKSLKEYLKDKVEDILRRIDGKEHSVTIPRANISTQTGNLRF
- the IZUMO3 gene encoding izumo sperm-egg fusion protein 3 yields the protein MGDLRLLLLLPLSLAAFHGVKGCLECDPKFVEDVDTLLSELVPPDVPDRAQVLARQSKEMIRVSFDVSHSDKKLRVLAVQKVVSLRKWLKNELHKLDNETWKGVFILQGKLLKIRRNLESKVKTSLKKFSEVACSEDCIVVEGPILDCWTCLRMTTRCFKGKYCGDEDVRTAESKEISLFLTLLSITAILGSVVLLHHFCIFHRRTMKEARISLKEYLTNKLEQIMLRLENKQANYITIGRENI